The sequence GGCGCGACCGGCGCTGATCAAGGGCCTCGAGGATCTGCAGGGGCGTCCGGCCGACGCACGCTTTGCCGAAGAGCTGGGCCGCCGGGCGCACAAGCAGTGCAAGCCTCTCACGAACATCGGCGTCGATCCCGATTGGCGGCGTGAGATCCTGCCCGTGCTGGTGCGCAGGGCTACGTTACGGGCTCTGGGTTAGCCGCGGGCGCACCACGCCGGGATCGCGCAGGTACGTCTCCGTCAGCCGCTTTCTGGGCAAGAGCCGCAGCGGCGCGCTCACGATCGACGTGGCATACGCTTCCGCGACGGCGAGCGCCTTTGCGGCCGCGCCGAGCTCCGCCAACGGCTTCGTCAATACCCCCATCCGCAACAGCCGCCGTTCCGCGCAGGCGACCGAGAAGCGGAGGAACTCCGGAAGTTGCGAGAGCACTTCGTGCTCCGGCAGCCGCTTGCGCATGAAGCTCGCCAGACGGCGGACCGCCCACATCGAGACCAACGACAGCCCCAGCAGACGCCGGCGCAGCGCTGGACGTCCGCGGATCGCTTCCATCGTGCGCTGCTCGCCGAACTCGACGTGCCGCTCCTCCTGCTTGACGGCGCGGGAGAGGATGGCGCGGATCTCCTCGTGATCGACGGTGTCGATCACGCCGTACAGAGCCATCAGCACGAAGCCCTCGCCGAGCGCCATCTCCAGGCAGACGTGCTCCTCGAAGCTGCCGGGCATCATTCCCGTGCTGAGGAACCGCACCATGCGGTGCGCCGGCGCGGGCGGCTCGCCGAGCAGCTCGAGGATCCGGACGAAGTTCTCGACGTGCTGGAACTCCTCGACTGCCTGGCGGGAGAAGAAGCGGGCGGCCTCCAGGTCCGGTGCCCGGTACAGCCAGTGTCCGCACTGGATCCCCGTCACCTCGCCGTACAGGAACTGGTTCGTCATCCAGCCGAGCAGGCGCCGGTCGCGATCCGGGTGCAGCCGCGCTCCGCGGAAATCGAACGTCATCTCTTCCCGCGAGAGCAGCATGTGGGGAAAGTTAGCACGTGTCGGCGCCCGGCTCGGCACTTGCGGAGGCGCTGCTTAGGGGTACCATCCTGCGATGCGCAGGTTGCACGACGAGCTCCGCGAGATCCGTGTTCCCTCGGAACAGCTCGCCCGCTGGGCGCTCGAGACACCGGTCGCGTTGCAGGAGGCCACGGCCGTCGCGCTCGCTTTCCTGGTCCATGCCGAGCACGCCGCGGCGACGCTGCTGCCGGTGCCGACGCTCCTGCGCAGCGAGCAGGCCATCCTCGATCCCGACGGTTTCCTCCGGCAGCCTCGGGGCGCCGTGGAGCACTTCCGGCTGCGCGCCCACCGCGCCATCGCCTGGATGGACCTGTTCATCTTCTTCCGCGAGCGCTTTCCGGTTCCGGCGCAGCGGCATACCCCGGACGCGCTCTACAACATGGGCCAGCTGTTCGGCAGCCACGGCGACGAGGTGGAAGCGGCCGTCGACCTGCTCATCCGCGAGTGCGTGATGGCGGAGATCGAGGAGATCCTTTCGCGCACCTTGACCTACCCGCCACTGCAGATGCTGCTGCAGATCCTCCGGGAGACCGACCCGCAGCGCAGCGCCGAGGCGCGGCGCCTCGCCGCACCCATCCTGGGGGATCTCTCCGGCGCCCGGC comes from Deltaproteobacteria bacterium and encodes:
- a CDS encoding ferritin-like domain-containing protein; this translates as MLLSREEMTFDFRGARLHPDRDRRLLGWMTNQFLYGEVTGIQCGHWLYRAPDLEAARFFSRQAVEEFQHVENFVRILELLGEPPAPAHRMVRFLSTGMMPGSFEEHVCLEMALGEGFVLMALYGVIDTVDHEEIRAILSRAVKQEERHVEFGEQRTMEAIRGRPALRRRLLGLSLVSMWAVRRLASFMRKRLPEHEVLSQLPEFLRFSVACAERRLLRMGVLTKPLAELGAAAKALAVAEAYATSIVSAPLRLLPRKRLTETYLRDPGVVRPRLTQSP